Proteins encoded within one genomic window of Gammaproteobacteria bacterium:
- a CDS encoding DUF2238 domain-containing protein, with the protein MQWAWLAVFWGVLAWSAIRPKDGVTWMLEVAPALAGFLVLAWTRRSFPLTPLAYVLVLVHCLILMVGGHYTYAEVPLGDWLREAFGEARNNYDKLGHFAQGFVPAILARELMIRLHIVRLPAWRNFLVVCVCLAISAFYELIEWAVALVSAQAADAFLGTQGYVWDTQSDMGFALLGALLALLLLGRWHDRQIARLSRD; encoded by the coding sequence ATGCAATGGGCCTGGCTCGCGGTGTTCTGGGGCGTGCTCGCCTGGTCCGCCATCCGCCCGAAGGACGGTGTTACCTGGATGCTCGAGGTGGCACCCGCGCTGGCGGGGTTCCTGGTGCTGGCCTGGACGCGGCGGAGCTTCCCGCTGACGCCGCTGGCCTACGTGCTGGTGCTGGTGCACTGCCTGATCCTCATGGTCGGCGGTCACTACACCTACGCCGAGGTGCCGCTCGGGGACTGGCTGCGCGAGGCCTTCGGCGAGGCACGCAACAACTACGACAAACTCGGGCACTTCGCCCAGGGCTTCGTCCCGGCGATCCTCGCGCGTGAGCTGATGATCCGGCTGCACATCGTCCGGCTGCCGGCCTGGCGGAACTTCCTCGTGGTCTGCGTCTGCCTGGCGATCAGCGCTTTCTACGAGCTGATCGAGTGGGCCGTCGCCCTCGTCAGCGCCCAGGCGGCCGATGCCTTCCTCGGCACCCAGGGCTATGTCTGGGACACGCAGTCAGACATGGGATTCGCGCTGCTCGGCGCGTTGCTGGCGCTGCTGCTGCTCGGCCGCTGGCACGACCGGCAGATCGCCCGGCTGTCGCGGGACTAG
- a CDS encoding TraR/DksA family transcriptional regulator, translated as MERSPKEAEEIRARLLAHKADLQTRVTTIHEHARDPLDQDSAEQAAQLGNVAVVSALESEAVQQIAEIEAAIRRLDAGTYGVCVSCGEPIGDGRLKVRPAATQCRDCAELDGRRA; from the coding sequence ATGGAACGATCGCCGAAGGAAGCCGAGGAGATTCGCGCCCGCCTGCTGGCGCACAAGGCCGACCTGCAGACACGCGTGACCACGATCCACGAGCACGCGCGCGATCCCCTCGACCAGGACTCCGCCGAACAGGCGGCGCAGCTCGGCAACGTCGCGGTGGTCTCGGCGCTGGAGAGCGAAGCGGTGCAGCAAATCGCGGAAATCGAAGCGGCCATTCGCCGCCTGGATGCCGGAACCTACGGCGTCTGCGTCAGCTGCGGCGAACCGATAGGCGATGGCCGCCTCAAGGTCCGGCCCGCCGCCACCCAGTGCCGGGACTGCGCGGAACTCGACGGCCGGCGGGCCTAG
- a CDS encoding response regulator transcription factor, producing the protein MEPKVFVIDDDQAVRDSLGLLLRSMGQKARLFDSAQAFLDDYDPGMAGCIVLDIRMPGMSGMELQQKLKSMHCTVPVIFVTGHGDVPMAVEAMHHGAFDFIQKPFRDQELLDRINQALTWDHEHRSDEDYRRGVLERFQSLTPREREVMDCVVRGLANKVIAMDLNLSQRTVEIHRARVMEKMNARSLADLVRMSLLVSREP; encoded by the coding sequence ATGGAGCCAAAAGTATTCGTCATCGATGACGACCAGGCGGTGCGGGACTCGCTGGGCCTGCTGTTGCGTTCCATGGGCCAGAAGGCCCGCCTGTTCGACTCGGCCCAGGCCTTCCTCGACGACTACGACCCCGGCATGGCCGGCTGCATCGTCCTCGACATCCGCATGCCGGGCATGAGCGGCATGGAACTGCAGCAGAAGCTCAAGTCCATGCATTGCACGGTACCGGTCATCTTCGTCACCGGCCACGGTGATGTGCCCATGGCCGTCGAGGCCATGCACCACGGCGCCTTCGACTTCATCCAGAAGCCGTTCCGCGACCAGGAGCTGCTCGACCGCATCAACCAGGCCCTGACCTGGGACCACGAGCACCGCTCCGACGAGGACTACCGGCGCGGCGTGCTCGAGCGCTTCCAGAGTCTGACACCCCGCGAGCGCGAGGTGATGGACTGCGTGGTCCGCGGCCTGGCCAACAAGGTCATCGCCATGGACCTGAACCTCAGCCAGCGGACGGTGGAGATCCACCGGGCCCGCGTCATGGAGAAGATGAACGCCCGCTCCCTGGCAGACCTGGTGCGCATGTCGCTGCTGGTCTCCCGGGAGCCCTGA
- a CDS encoding PAS domain S-box protein, whose product MTESRPTQGAAPSPASPAEASEFDALLDAAVDAIVVIDDDGRMLRFNQAAETMFGFTAAEALGKPLGMLMAPMDARAHQAFVERYKRTGRHNIIGLGREVLARRSDGSIFPASLSVGEAHSAKGRRFVGLMRDLTAQKAAEEEALRHREQMLHASRLTTMGEMAATIAHEINQPLSAIATYTAACQRLLDQGPEARADVIAALREIGGQAHRAGQIIQRMRNFTRSRESLRRVVVFDDLLEEIRPLAELDARGNRVDLRIVVAPDLPMINVDGVQIQQVVLNLLRNGVDAMGDIPETERVLTLQAALAPDGEVRVEISDRGHGVTERARDRLFTPFFTTKPTGMGMGLAISRSIITAHGGKLDCSNNPEGGATFFFTLPAALEK is encoded by the coding sequence GTGACCGAATCCCGCCCCACCCAGGGCGCCGCGCCCAGCCCCGCCAGCCCGGCCGAGGCCAGCGAGTTCGATGCATTGCTCGACGCCGCGGTGGACGCGATCGTGGTCATCGACGACGACGGCCGCATGCTGCGCTTCAACCAGGCCGCCGAGACCATGTTCGGCTTCACGGCCGCCGAGGCACTGGGCAAGCCGCTCGGCATGCTCATGGCGCCCATGGATGCCCGTGCCCACCAGGCTTTCGTGGAGCGCTACAAGCGCACGGGCCGGCACAACATCATCGGCCTCGGCCGTGAGGTCCTCGCCCGCCGCAGCGATGGCAGCATCTTCCCGGCCTCGCTGTCCGTGGGCGAAGCCCACTCGGCGAAGGGCCGCCGCTTCGTCGGGCTGATGCGCGACCTGACGGCACAGAAGGCGGCCGAGGAAGAGGCACTGCGGCATCGCGAGCAGATGCTCCACGCCAGCCGCCTCACCACCATGGGCGAGATGGCCGCCACCATCGCCCACGAGATCAACCAGCCGCTCTCCGCCATCGCCACCTACACCGCCGCCTGCCAGCGCCTCCTCGACCAGGGGCCGGAAGCGCGCGCCGACGTCATCGCCGCCCTGCGCGAGATCGGCGGCCAGGCGCATCGCGCCGGGCAGATCATCCAGCGCATGCGCAATTTCACCCGCAGCCGTGAATCGCTGCGGCGGGTGGTGGTGTTCGACGACCTGCTCGAGGAGATCCGGCCGCTGGCCGAGCTCGATGCGCGCGGCAACCGCGTGGACCTGCGCATCGTCGTCGCGCCGGACCTGCCGATGATCAACGTCGACGGCGTGCAGATCCAGCAGGTGGTGCTCAACCTCCTGCGCAACGGCGTGGACGCCATGGGCGACATTCCCGAAACCGAACGCGTGCTGACCCTGCAGGCCGCGCTGGCCCCGGATGGCGAGGTGCGGGTGGAGATCAGCGACCGCGGCCACGGCGTCACGGAACGCGCCCGCGACCGGCTGTTCACGCCATTTTTCACCACCAAGCCCACCGGCATGGGTATGGGCCTGGCAATCAGCCGTTCCATCATCACCGCCCATGGCGGTAAACTCGACTGCAGCAACAACCCGGAAGGTGGCGCGACGTTCTTCTTCACGCTGCCGGCAGCATTGGAAAAGTAG
- a CDS encoding universal stress protein: MTKARRILVVVDPAAAEHPAVARGASVARRLGLELRLLVCVHGGLPSRMPRGADAQEVRRALLRQHLRLLQQLAQDSAGVEVTMNAVWDRPLHEAIIRETLRSEPQLVMKDSRYHPTISRALVTNTDWHLIRDCPAPLWLVRGPAWEEAPRVVAFVDPTHEHDKPADLDHRILAEATALATGLGGEAHAVHCHDGSALFAAAGGPGVSAEIEALGAELQAEHAGRLRELATARGIDPARTQLRSGRPAEAIPATVRQLGAHLAVMGAVARSRLQDIVLGSTAEQVLDQLPCDVLVVKPGRFESPVTYRAQAADFMELH, translated from the coding sequence ATGACCAAGGCGCGAAGGATCCTGGTCGTCGTCGATCCGGCGGCGGCCGAGCACCCGGCCGTGGCGCGCGGCGCCAGCGTGGCACGACGCCTTGGCCTGGAGCTGCGGTTGCTGGTCTGCGTGCACGGCGGCCTGCCTTCGCGCATGCCGCGGGGCGCCGACGCACAGGAAGTGCGCCGCGCACTGCTGCGCCAGCACCTGCGGCTCCTGCAACAGCTCGCGCAGGACTCTGCCGGGGTCGAAGTGACGATGAACGCGGTATGGGACCGGCCACTGCATGAGGCAATTATCCGCGAAACGCTGCGCAGCGAGCCGCAACTGGTCATGAAGGATTCACGCTACCACCCGACGATCTCCCGGGCGCTGGTCACCAACACGGACTGGCATCTGATCCGCGACTGCCCGGCGCCGCTGTGGCTGGTACGCGGACCAGCCTGGGAGGAGGCGCCACGGGTGGTGGCCTTCGTCGATCCGACCCACGAGCACGACAAGCCGGCGGACCTCGACCATCGCATCCTTGCCGAAGCCACCGCGCTCGCAACCGGGCTGGGCGGCGAAGCCCACGCCGTGCACTGCCACGACGGTTCGGCCCTGTTCGCTGCCGCCGGCGGCCCGGGCGTCAGCGCGGAGATCGAGGCACTTGGCGCCGAACTGCAGGCCGAGCACGCCGGCCGCCTGCGCGAGCTGGCCACCGCCCGCGGCATCGACCCGGCACGCACCCAGCTGCGCAGTGGCCGGCCCGCCGAGGCCATCCCCGCCACCGTACGCCAGCTCGGTGCGCATCTCGCCGTGATGGGTGCCGTGGCCCGCTCGCGGCTGCAGGACATCGTCCTCGGCAGCACTGCCGAGCAGGTACTCGACCAGCTGCCCTGTGACGTGCTGGTGGTGAAACCCGGGCGCTTCGAGAGCCCCGTGACCTACCGGGCGCAGGCCGCGGATTTCATGGAATTGCACTAG
- a CDS encoding nucleotidyltransferase family protein: protein MADDGPGLAGLVLAAGAASRFGGPKQLAVVAGLALVERAASLALACCDAGVVVVTGAHAASVERAVVQRPVRVVRNDAWAEGLASSLRCGLDALPAGAAACLVLLCDQPGIGVADLARLVAAWRSAPEQPAAAHYGGSPGVPAIFPRRSWPALAQLQGDRGAGGLLAATPGLTTVPMPSAASDIDTLADLERWGGG, encoded by the coding sequence GTGGCTGATGACGGGCCAGGGCTTGCCGGGCTGGTGCTGGCGGCGGGCGCTGCCAGCCGCTTCGGTGGCCCGAAACAACTGGCGGTGGTGGCGGGGCTGGCGCTGGTGGAGCGTGCGGCCTCGCTGGCACTCGCCTGCTGCGACGCCGGTGTCGTGGTGGTGACGGGCGCCCACGCGGCATCGGTCGAACGCGCGGTGGTGCAGCGGCCGGTTCGCGTGGTGCGCAACGATGCCTGGGCTGAGGGGCTGGCCAGCTCCTTGCGCTGCGGCCTCGACGCGTTGCCCGCCGGTGCCGCCGCCTGCCTCGTGCTGCTGTGTGACCAGCCGGGGATAGGCGTCGCGGACCTCGCCCGCCTCGTGGCAGCCTGGCGTTCGGCGCCCGAGCAGCCGGCGGCCGCGCACTACGGCGGCTCACCGGGCGTGCCGGCCATCTTCCCGCGGCGCAGCTGGCCGGCGCTGGCACAGCTGCAGGGTGATCGCGGCGCCGGCGGCCTGCTGGCCGCGACGCCGGGGCTCACCACCGTGCCCATGCCGTCTGCCGCATCCGACATCGATACGCTGGCCGACCTCGAGCGTTGGGGCGGCGGCTGA
- a CDS encoding MoaD/ThiS family protein yields the protein MLRLRVEYFAVLREHTGRSGEDVHTQAVTARALFSELDARYGFPRLPSLKLAINDEFRDWDSPLADGDTIVFIPPVAGG from the coding sequence ATGTTGCGCTTGCGTGTGGAGTATTTTGCGGTGCTGCGCGAGCACACCGGGCGCAGCGGCGAGGACGTCCACACCCAGGCCGTCACCGCCCGCGCGCTGTTCAGCGAACTCGATGCGCGCTACGGCTTCCCGCGCCTGCCAAGCCTCAAGCTGGCGATCAACGACGAGTTCCGCGACTGGGACAGCCCGCTTGCCGACGGCGACACCATCGTGTTCATCCCGCCGGTAGCCGGTGGCTAG
- a CDS encoding molybdenum cofactor biosynthesis protein MoaE, translating to MGAGFSFCREALDPVALGRLLGDDSCGALVTFEGRVRNHNEGRRVERLEYEGYEALAVKEGERVLGEALGRFAIRQARCVHRLGPLALGDVAVWVGVSAHHRGDAFAACRYIIDEVKDRVPIWKKEFYADGDSGWINCEVR from the coding sequence GTGGGCGCCGGCTTTTCCTTCTGCCGCGAAGCGCTGGATCCGGTCGCGCTCGGCCGCCTGCTCGGCGATGACAGCTGCGGTGCTCTGGTGACGTTCGAGGGCCGCGTGCGCAACCACAACGAGGGGCGACGGGTCGAGCGCCTCGAATACGAGGGCTATGAAGCGCTGGCGGTGAAGGAGGGCGAGAGGGTCCTGGGCGAAGCGCTCGGGCGATTCGCCATCCGGCAGGCACGCTGCGTGCATCGGCTGGGGCCGCTGGCGCTGGGGGATGTGGCGGTGTGGGTGGGCGTCAGCGCCCACCACCGCGGCGACGCCTTCGCGGCCTGCCGCTACATCATCGACGAGGTGAAGGACCGGGTGCCGATCTGGAAGAAGGAATTCTATGCGGACGGCGATTCGGGCTGGATCAACTGCGAGGTACGCTGA
- a CDS encoding thiol:disulfide interchange protein DsbA/DsbL, with product MPNATRLVPSRFRHAALALVVGLLAACGSPSSNGTSAPPAPAPAADQQAPAAPAPAAEEARPAASSAPASVQESAATDTGGEQLKLASAAPPAGEPNWRFKEGTDFKVLTTAQGTTGAPGKIEVTEAFWYGCPHCYQFDPLLQEWVKKLPADVSFVRLPVMWNPTHQIHARLYYTALALGKIDEMHSAIFREMHVEKHMLTTEDEIQAFFARFGVSAEEFRNTFRSFAVESQLKRAKELTERYQVRSVPLLIVDGKYSTDAPGIKNLEDMLAVANELIERERRR from the coding sequence ATGCCCAACGCTACCCGCCTGGTCCCGTCCCGTTTCCGCCACGCCGCACTGGCCCTCGTCGTCGGCCTGCTGGCCGCCTGCGGTTCACCATCGAGCAACGGCACATCGGCGCCGCCGGCACCGGCGCCAGCCGCCGATCAGCAGGCCCCTGCGGCCCCTGCTCCCGCGGCCGAGGAGGCCAGGCCTGCCGCGAGCTCCGCTCCGGCCAGCGTCCAGGAATCGGCTGCCACCGACACCGGCGGCGAACAGCTGAAGCTCGCGAGTGCCGCGCCCCCGGCGGGCGAGCCGAACTGGCGTTTCAAGGAAGGCACTGATTTCAAGGTGCTGACGACAGCCCAGGGCACCACGGGGGCGCCGGGAAAGATCGAAGTCACCGAGGCCTTCTGGTACGGCTGCCCGCACTGCTACCAGTTCGATCCGCTGCTGCAGGAGTGGGTGAAGAAGCTGCCGGCCGACGTCAGCTTCGTGCGGCTCCCGGTCATGTGGAATCCGACCCACCAGATCCACGCGCGGCTGTACTACACCGCACTGGCGCTGGGGAAGATCGACGAGATGCACTCGGCCATCTTTCGCGAGATGCACGTCGAAAAGCACATGCTGACCACCGAGGACGAGATCCAGGCCTTCTTCGCCAGGTTCGGCGTCAGCGCCGAGGAATTCCGCAACACCTTCCGTTCGTTCGCGGTCGAGAGCCAGCTGAAGCGCGCCAAGGAACTGACCGAGCGCTACCAGGTGCGCAGCGTGCCGCTGCTGATCGTCGACGGCAAGTACAGCACGGACGCGCCGGGCATCAAGAACCTCGAGGACATGCTGGCCGTGGCCAACGAGCTGATCGAACGCGAGCGACGCCGCTGA
- a CDS encoding cytochrome c4: MTPMGRIVSTPAAVGAWILLAGVLLGVDPAVAAGSAEAGQSKAVVCAACHGVDGNSVNPEWPSLAGQNPAYIARTLHAFKSGERSNVLMTAQAAALSDQDIEDLAAYFASRAPRPGTANPQDATAGERLYRGGNKDTSVAACLSCHGPDGSGNAPAGYPAIAGQHAPYVAAQLRAYRAGQRSSDLNQMMRNTAAQLTDAEIDAVASYVQGLR, from the coding sequence ATGACACCGATGGGCCGTATCGTTTCCACGCCAGCCGCCGTCGGCGCCTGGATCCTGCTGGCTGGCGTCCTGCTCGGCGTCGATCCGGCTGTTGCGGCGGGCTCCGCCGAAGCGGGGCAGTCGAAGGCCGTGGTCTGCGCGGCCTGCCACGGCGTCGATGGCAACAGCGTGAATCCGGAGTGGCCGAGTCTCGCCGGGCAGAATCCCGCCTACATCGCGCGCACGCTCCATGCCTTCAAGAGCGGCGAGCGCAGCAATGTGCTCATGACTGCCCAGGCCGCCGCGCTCAGCGACCAGGACATCGAGGACCTGGCCGCCTACTTCGCCTCCAGGGCGCCGCGCCCGGGGACGGCGAACCCGCAGGACGCCACGGCCGGCGAACGCCTCTACCGTGGCGGCAACAAGGACACCAGCGTCGCCGCCTGCCTGTCCTGCCACGGGCCCGACGGCTCCGGCAACGCCCCGGCCGGTTATCCGGCCATCGCCGGCCAGCACGCGCCCTATGTGGCCGCACAGCTGCGCGCCTATCGTGCTGGCCAGCGCAGCTCCGACCTGAACCAGATGATGCGCAACACCGCCGCGCAGCTCACCGACGCCGAGATCGACGCCGTCGCATCCTACGTGCAGGGACTGCGCTGA
- a CDS encoding YihA family ribosome biogenesis GTP-binding protein, whose translation MAGYPEARFLSSAHRPDQFLPDEGAEVAFAGRSNSGKSSAINAITNRRQLARTSRTPGRTQLVNFFHLEPGARAVDLPGYGFAKVTEATQAHWRQLLETYFRSRASLRGLFLAVDSRRGLGPLDLQMLEWCASLGRPVHVLLTKADKLGRAEATATLRSATAAAGPGVTMQLFSAATGDGVDAARARLREMLLG comes from the coding sequence ATGGCCGGCTATCCGGAAGCCCGGTTCCTCAGCAGCGCGCACCGGCCCGACCAGTTCCTGCCCGACGAGGGCGCGGAGGTGGCCTTCGCCGGCCGGTCCAACTCGGGAAAGTCCAGTGCCATCAATGCCATCACCAACCGGCGCCAGCTGGCTCGCACCAGCCGCACGCCGGGGCGCACGCAGCTGGTGAATTTCTTCCATCTCGAGCCAGGCGCCCGTGCCGTCGACCTCCCCGGCTATGGCTTCGCGAAGGTGACCGAGGCCACGCAGGCCCACTGGCGACAGCTGCTGGAGACCTACTTCCGTTCGCGGGCGTCCCTGCGGGGGCTGTTCCTGGCTGTTGACAGCCGCCGCGGGCTGGGTCCGCTGGACCTGCAGATGCTCGAGTGGTGTGCCTCGCTCGGGCGCCCCGTGCACGTGCTGCTGACCAAGGCGGACAAGCTGGGCAGGGCCGAGGCGACCGCGACATTACGTTCGGCCACGGCGGCGGCCGGACCCGGGGTCACGATGCAGCTGTTCTCGGCCGCCACCGGCGACGGCGTCGATGCCGCGCGGGCACGGTTGCGCGAGATGCTGCTTGGATAG